From a region of the Panicum virgatum strain AP13 chromosome 2K, P.virgatum_v5, whole genome shotgun sequence genome:
- the LOC120663712 gene encoding protein FAR1-RELATED SEQUENCE 5-like isoform X2 — protein sequence MENVLFNKRALKSLCARISKENSDDDVCKALELFHSFRRDDPSFMYSVEVDNESRIKTLLWTNGCSRMKYAHFGDSITFDTTYRTTLYDMPFGLFVGTNNHYQSVILGGVLMRYETEESFKWVFNEFVTLMGGKAPCTILTDQCHEMELAIKEVLPDTTHRWCKLHVLRREDECLGPIYLKNPGFKDDFHKVIDAMLLTVTEFESAWQHLLEKYNLHGDAFLTQIYDSRHRWAKPYFKEKFFGKQTSMQKRETVNHMLEGYVPPDSSIYMFVQQYNQLQSDLESKESFEESRTKKKSRVLRKGVPIEEHAAKVCTRAMFEKFGEIIFESGSYVVDEEEKGKAYVARHIRSDRQETWSQVKFQVTIRAEDGTVVCECGMGEHMGMPCCHAVKVMTHLGMQEIPAGNIAKRWTRRAQGILRRIIWLGTRRI from the exons ATGGAGAATGTACTGTTCAATAAGAGGGCTTTGAAGTCGCTGTGTGCAAGGATATCAAAGGAGAACTCCGATGATGATGTTTGTAAGGCTCTTGAATTGTTTCATTCTTTTAGAAGGGATGACCCAAGCTTCATGTATAGTGTTGAGGTGGACAATGAGAGCCGGATAAAGACATTGTTATGGACAAATGGGTGTAGCAGGATGAAATATGCACACTTTGGTGATTCAATAACATTCGATACGACATATAGGACTACTTTGTATGACATGCCCTTTGGCCTGTTTGTTGGTACCAATAATCATTATCAAAGTGTCATACTTGGAGGAGTGCTGATGAGATATGAGACAGAGGAAAGTTTCAAATGGGTGTTCAACGAGTTTGTTACATTAATGGGGGGTAAAGCTCCATGTACGATTCTGACAG ACCAATGCCATGAGATGGAGTTGGCAATCAAGGAGGTGCTACCTGATACGACTCATAGATGGTGTAAATTGCATGTGCTGAGAAGGGAGGATGAATGCCTTGGGCCAATTTATTTGAAGAATCCTGGATTTAAGGATGACTTTCATAAGGTCATTGATGCCATGTTATTGACAGTGACAGAGTTTGAGTCTGCTTGGCAGCATCTCCTGGAGAAGTACAATTTGCATGGAGATGCATTCCTTACTCAGATTTATGATTCTCGACATAGATGGGCAAAACCCTACTTCAAAGAGAAATTCTTTGGCAAACAGACTAGTATGCAAAAAAGAGAGACCGTGAACCACATGCTCGAAGGTTACGTACCACCAGATAGCTCTATCTACATGTTCGTGCAGCAGTACAACCAACTCCAATCTGATCTGGAGTCAAAGGAAAGCTTTGAGGAGAGTAGGACTAAGAAG AAATCAAGGGTCCTGAGAAAAGGAGTTCCAATTGAGGAGCATGCTGCAAAGGTCTGTACAAGGGCTATGTTTGAAAAGTTTGGTGAAATAATCTTCGAATCTGGTTCGTACGTGGTGGATGAGGAGGAGAAAGGGAAGGCATATGTAGCACGGCACATCAGGAGTGACCGCCAGGAGACATGGTCACAGGTGAAGTTCCAGGTTACGATCCGGGCTGAGGATGGTACAGTTGTTTGTGAGTGTGGAATGGGGGAGCACATGGGGATGCCGTGCTGCCATGCTGTGAAG GTGATGACGCACTTGGGAATGCAGGAGATACCTGCTGGAAACATCGCGAAACGATGGACGAGGAGAGCGCAAGGGATATTGCGCCGGATCATCTGGCTGGGTACCCGAAGGATATGA
- the LOC120663712 gene encoding protein FAR1-RELATED SEQUENCE 5-like isoform X1: MENVLFNKRALKSLCARISKENSDDDVCKALELFHSFRRDDPSFMYSVEVDNESRIKTLLWTNGCSRMKYAHFGDSITFDTTYRTTLYDMPFGLFVGTNNHYQSVILGGVLMRYETEESFKWVFNEFVTLMGGKAPCTILTDQCHEMELAIKEVLPDTTHRWCKLHVLRREDECLGPIYLKNPGFKDDFHKVIDAMLLTVTEFESAWQHLLEKYNLHGDAFLTQIYDSRHRWAKPYFKEKFFGKQTSMQKRETVNHMLEGYVPPDSSIYMFVQQYNQLQSDLESKESFEESRTKKKSRVLRKGVPIEEHAAKVCTRAMFEKFGEIIFESGSYVVDEEEKGKAYVARHIRSDRQETWSQVKFQVTIRAEDGTVVCECGMGEHMGMPCCHAVKVQVMTHLGMQEIPAGNIAKRWTRRAQGILRRIIWLGTRRI, encoded by the exons ATGGAGAATGTACTGTTCAATAAGAGGGCTTTGAAGTCGCTGTGTGCAAGGATATCAAAGGAGAACTCCGATGATGATGTTTGTAAGGCTCTTGAATTGTTTCATTCTTTTAGAAGGGATGACCCAAGCTTCATGTATAGTGTTGAGGTGGACAATGAGAGCCGGATAAAGACATTGTTATGGACAAATGGGTGTAGCAGGATGAAATATGCACACTTTGGTGATTCAATAACATTCGATACGACATATAGGACTACTTTGTATGACATGCCCTTTGGCCTGTTTGTTGGTACCAATAATCATTATCAAAGTGTCATACTTGGAGGAGTGCTGATGAGATATGAGACAGAGGAAAGTTTCAAATGGGTGTTCAACGAGTTTGTTACATTAATGGGGGGTAAAGCTCCATGTACGATTCTGACAG ACCAATGCCATGAGATGGAGTTGGCAATCAAGGAGGTGCTACCTGATACGACTCATAGATGGTGTAAATTGCATGTGCTGAGAAGGGAGGATGAATGCCTTGGGCCAATTTATTTGAAGAATCCTGGATTTAAGGATGACTTTCATAAGGTCATTGATGCCATGTTATTGACAGTGACAGAGTTTGAGTCTGCTTGGCAGCATCTCCTGGAGAAGTACAATTTGCATGGAGATGCATTCCTTACTCAGATTTATGATTCTCGACATAGATGGGCAAAACCCTACTTCAAAGAGAAATTCTTTGGCAAACAGACTAGTATGCAAAAAAGAGAGACCGTGAACCACATGCTCGAAGGTTACGTACCACCAGATAGCTCTATCTACATGTTCGTGCAGCAGTACAACCAACTCCAATCTGATCTGGAGTCAAAGGAAAGCTTTGAGGAGAGTAGGACTAAGAAG AAATCAAGGGTCCTGAGAAAAGGAGTTCCAATTGAGGAGCATGCTGCAAAGGTCTGTACAAGGGCTATGTTTGAAAAGTTTGGTGAAATAATCTTCGAATCTGGTTCGTACGTGGTGGATGAGGAGGAGAAAGGGAAGGCATATGTAGCACGGCACATCAGGAGTGACCGCCAGGAGACATGGTCACAGGTGAAGTTCCAGGTTACGATCCGGGCTGAGGATGGTACAGTTGTTTGTGAGTGTGGAATGGGGGAGCACATGGGGATGCCGTGCTGCCATGCTGTGAAG GTGCAGGTGATGACGCACTTGGGAATGCAGGAGATACCTGCTGGAAACATCGCGAAACGATGGACGAGGAGAGCGCAAGGGATATTGCGCCGGATCATCTGGCTGGGTACCCGAAGGATATGA
- the LOC120663699 gene encoding peptidyl-prolyl cis-trans isomerase CYP63-like isoform X2 gives MPKVKNPRVFMDISIGGGTPERITFELFANVVPKTVENFRALCTGEKGLGASTQKALYYKGTNIHRIVKEFVAQGGDFSRGDGRGGESIYGGKFPDENFRLMHDEPGVLSMANSGPDTNGSQFFITFKPLPHLDGKHVVFGKVVSGIDLLKKLEAVGGEIGTPTRQVKIVDCGEVSNINSQDQLQGEKEKKLRRANANSNAEGRTKSKKASSDDKHRKKRKHYSSDSYSSDTSDSRSYSSESGSDSESYSSSSSDTSSSSDHRRKRRKSSKKDKRKPTKKKGKHTKSKKKSTRSKRRSRRSNGSSSDDSISSKSDNSSSDSESGGRGTKHSSRKDKESTKMTISEQGRIFEGVDKGKHMVTAVHHSHDGSKPSKKDENGADDRSGNYNPEDRNDRLASSRINPIQADVNLTKPGSADGNSGADTADPGMSRTATERQLPSNEPVATNGKKVAMGSADNGQPQRIRKGRGFTQKYGYARRYRTPSPERPPVRPRYDGGRDDRWNNFNRYGRNGPYSRRSPVRRYHGSPRASSPSRYPRRDRSRSRSRSPVRRRDRGGYHRPSLRRGRSPAEQTRRDTSNKPPRPGHGGGGQEHRGSSPPVNRGRSTSRSKSRDPSRSRSPEAAPAKRESSRYNRRRSSSSRSSSPDGNKGLVSY, from the exons ATGCCCAAAGTCAAGAATCCTCGTGTCTTCATGGACATATCAATCGGCGGAGGCACTCCCGAGAGGATCACATTCGAG CTGTTTGCAAATGTAGTCCCGAAGACCGTGGAGAACTTCCGAGCACTTTGTACCG GTGAAAAGGGCCTTGGAGCATCCACACAGAAAGCACTCTATTATAAGGGAACAAACATCCATCGCATAGTTAAAGAGTTTGTTGCTCAG GGTGGTGATTTTTCAAGAGGAGATG GACGTGGTGGAGAGAGCATTTATGGTGGAAAATTTCCAG ATGAAAACTTCAGGCTAATGCACGATGAGCCTGGTGTGCTGTCCATGGCAAATTCTGGACCAGACACCAATGGGTCCCAATTTTTTATAACATTCAAGCCTCTACCTCATCTTGATGG CAAGCACGTGGTCTTTGGGAAGGTGGTCAGTGGAATAGATTTGCTTAAGAAGCTTGAAGCAGTTGGTGGTGAAATTGGAACTCCTACTCGTCAAGTGAAAATTGTAGACTGTGGTGAAGTCTCTAACATAAATTCTCAAGATCAGCTACAGGGAGAGAAAG AGAAGAAGCTAAGAAGAGCAAATGCTAACTCCAATGCTGAAGGGAGAACCAAATCCAAAAAAGCATCCAGTGATGATAAACACAGAAAGAAGAGAAAACACTACTCATCAGATTCTTATAGTTCAGATACTTCAGACTCACGATCCTATTCCTCAGAGAGTGGTTCTGATTCAGAATCatactcatcatcatcatcggatacTAGCTCATCCAGTGATCATAGGCGTAAGAGAAGAAAAAGTTCTAAGAAAGATAAGCGTAAGCCTACAAAGAAGAAGGGTAAACATACGAAGAGTAAGAAAAAGAGTACAAGATCTAAACGGAGATCGAGACG GAGCAATGGGAGTTCAAGCGATGATTCAATAAGCTCAAAGTCAGATAACAGCAGTTCTGACAGTGAAAGTGGGGGCCGTGGTACCAAGCATTCCTCACGGAAAG ACAAAGAGAGTACCAAAATGACAATTTCAGAACAAGGAAGAATCTTTGAAGGTGTAGACAAAGGCAAACACATGGTTACTGCTGTCCACCATTCACATGATGGGAGCAAACCCTCAAAGAAAGATGAAAATGGGGCTGATGACAGATCTGGAAATTACAATCCAGAAGATAG GAATGATCGACTTGCAAGCTCCAGGATCAATCCCATCCAGGCTGATGTAAATTTAACAAAGCCAGGAAGTGCAGATGGCAACAGTGGTGCTGATACTGCAGACCCTGGCATGTCTAGAACTGCTACAGAAAGGCAGCTGCCAAGCAATGAACCTGTGGCCACCAATGGTAAAAAAGTAGCTATGGGCTCCGCAGACAATGGACAGCCTCAACGAATCAGGAAAGGACGTGGTTTTACACAGAAGTATGGGTATGCTCGGCGGTACAGGACACCATCTCCAGAGCGCCCTCCTGTTCGGCCCCGCTATGATGGAGGAAGAGATGATAGATGGAACAATTTCAATAG GTATGGAAGAAATGGTCCTTACAGTAGACGCTCGCCAGTAAGGAGATACCATGGCTCCCCAAGAGCCAGTAGCCCATCCAG GTACCCAAGGAGAGACCGAAGCAGGAGTAGATCACGCAGTCCGGTGAGACGCCGTGACCGTGGAGGGTATCACCGCCCCAGCCTAAGACGTGGCCGTAGCCCTGCAGAACAAACAAGACGCGACACGAGCAACAAGCCCCCTCGACCAGGCCATGGTGGAGGCGGCCAAGAACACCGTGGCAGCAGCCCCCCTGTCAACAGAGGACGGTCCACGTCCAGGTCGAAGAGCCGTGACCCCTCGAGGTCCAGGTCTCCGGAAGCTGCCCCAGCCAAGAGGGAGAGCTCAAGATACAACCGCaggcgcagcagcagctccaGATCGAGCAGCCCTGATGGAAACAAAGGCCTGGTTTCGTACTGA
- the LOC120663699 gene encoding peptidyl-prolyl cis-trans isomerase CYP63-like isoform X1 produces the protein MPKVKNPRVFMDISIGGGTPERITFELFANVVPKTVENFRALCTGEKGLGASTQKALYYKGTNIHRIVKEFVAQGGDFSRGDGRGGESIYGGKFPDENFRLMHDEPGVLSMANSGPDTNGSQFFITFKPLPHLDGKHVVFGKVVSGIDLLKKLEAVGGEIGTPTRQVKIVDCGEVSNINSQDQLQGEKEKKLRRANANSNAEGRTKSKKASSDDKHRKKRKHYSSDSYSSDTSDSRSYSSESGSDSESYSSSSSDTSSSSDHRRKRRKSSKKDKRKPTKKKGKHTKSKKKSTRSKRRSRRSNGSSSDDSISSKSDNSSSDSESGGRGTKHSSRKADKESTKMTISEQGRIFEGVDKGKHMVTAVHHSHDGSKPSKKDENGADDRSGNYNPEDRNDRLASSRINPIQADVNLTKPGSADGNSGADTADPGMSRTATERQLPSNEPVATNGKKVAMGSADNGQPQRIRKGRGFTQKYGYARRYRTPSPERPPVRPRYDGGRDDRWNNFNRYGRNGPYSRRSPVRRYHGSPRASSPSRYPRRDRSRSRSRSPVRRRDRGGYHRPSLRRGRSPAEQTRRDTSNKPPRPGHGGGGQEHRGSSPPVNRGRSTSRSKSRDPSRSRSPEAAPAKRESSRYNRRRSSSSRSSSPDGNKGLVSY, from the exons ATGCCCAAAGTCAAGAATCCTCGTGTCTTCATGGACATATCAATCGGCGGAGGCACTCCCGAGAGGATCACATTCGAG CTGTTTGCAAATGTAGTCCCGAAGACCGTGGAGAACTTCCGAGCACTTTGTACCG GTGAAAAGGGCCTTGGAGCATCCACACAGAAAGCACTCTATTATAAGGGAACAAACATCCATCGCATAGTTAAAGAGTTTGTTGCTCAG GGTGGTGATTTTTCAAGAGGAGATG GACGTGGTGGAGAGAGCATTTATGGTGGAAAATTTCCAG ATGAAAACTTCAGGCTAATGCACGATGAGCCTGGTGTGCTGTCCATGGCAAATTCTGGACCAGACACCAATGGGTCCCAATTTTTTATAACATTCAAGCCTCTACCTCATCTTGATGG CAAGCACGTGGTCTTTGGGAAGGTGGTCAGTGGAATAGATTTGCTTAAGAAGCTTGAAGCAGTTGGTGGTGAAATTGGAACTCCTACTCGTCAAGTGAAAATTGTAGACTGTGGTGAAGTCTCTAACATAAATTCTCAAGATCAGCTACAGGGAGAGAAAG AGAAGAAGCTAAGAAGAGCAAATGCTAACTCCAATGCTGAAGGGAGAACCAAATCCAAAAAAGCATCCAGTGATGATAAACACAGAAAGAAGAGAAAACACTACTCATCAGATTCTTATAGTTCAGATACTTCAGACTCACGATCCTATTCCTCAGAGAGTGGTTCTGATTCAGAATCatactcatcatcatcatcggatacTAGCTCATCCAGTGATCATAGGCGTAAGAGAAGAAAAAGTTCTAAGAAAGATAAGCGTAAGCCTACAAAGAAGAAGGGTAAACATACGAAGAGTAAGAAAAAGAGTACAAGATCTAAACGGAGATCGAGACG GAGCAATGGGAGTTCAAGCGATGATTCAATAAGCTCAAAGTCAGATAACAGCAGTTCTGACAGTGAAAGTGGGGGCCGTGGTACCAAGCATTCCTCACGGAAAG CAGACAAAGAGAGTACCAAAATGACAATTTCAGAACAAGGAAGAATCTTTGAAGGTGTAGACAAAGGCAAACACATGGTTACTGCTGTCCACCATTCACATGATGGGAGCAAACCCTCAAAGAAAGATGAAAATGGGGCTGATGACAGATCTGGAAATTACAATCCAGAAGATAG GAATGATCGACTTGCAAGCTCCAGGATCAATCCCATCCAGGCTGATGTAAATTTAACAAAGCCAGGAAGTGCAGATGGCAACAGTGGTGCTGATACTGCAGACCCTGGCATGTCTAGAACTGCTACAGAAAGGCAGCTGCCAAGCAATGAACCTGTGGCCACCAATGGTAAAAAAGTAGCTATGGGCTCCGCAGACAATGGACAGCCTCAACGAATCAGGAAAGGACGTGGTTTTACACAGAAGTATGGGTATGCTCGGCGGTACAGGACACCATCTCCAGAGCGCCCTCCTGTTCGGCCCCGCTATGATGGAGGAAGAGATGATAGATGGAACAATTTCAATAG GTATGGAAGAAATGGTCCTTACAGTAGACGCTCGCCAGTAAGGAGATACCATGGCTCCCCAAGAGCCAGTAGCCCATCCAG GTACCCAAGGAGAGACCGAAGCAGGAGTAGATCACGCAGTCCGGTGAGACGCCGTGACCGTGGAGGGTATCACCGCCCCAGCCTAAGACGTGGCCGTAGCCCTGCAGAACAAACAAGACGCGACACGAGCAACAAGCCCCCTCGACCAGGCCATGGTGGAGGCGGCCAAGAACACCGTGGCAGCAGCCCCCCTGTCAACAGAGGACGGTCCACGTCCAGGTCGAAGAGCCGTGACCCCTCGAGGTCCAGGTCTCCGGAAGCTGCCCCAGCCAAGAGGGAGAGCTCAAGATACAACCGCaggcgcagcagcagctccaGATCGAGCAGCCCTGATGGAAACAAAGGCCTGGTTTCGTACTGA